From Planococcus halocryophilus, the proteins below share one genomic window:
- a CDS encoding lactonase family protein, whose protein sequence is MATSYILTGSYASESEPGIKLWEFEKNNGKLIELTNIVGIERPSFLAVHPNGTSFVATSEVGNGELVSYWIHPTTKKMMEINRQSSNGDHPAHVTIDETGNWLLSVTYSGATINVHPLLADGAIGDLAFSIKHEGSGPNKERQDAAHPHSIIQVPGKNLFLVSDLGTDTITTYKLDADKGELTLRYIVQTEAGAGPRHLSFHPTMPFVYSVNELNSTLMVYKISHEGQLEFIQLLPLVPDSYEGENTSAEIAVSSDGSFVYASNRGHDSIASFAVQANGTLENLGLAGSGGEGPRHFGIMPENDWLIVTNENSHTLTVLKMGQTGTPCAVENIIQTTAPVCIKVIK, encoded by the coding sequence ATGGCAACGAGTTATATATTGACAGGATCGTATGCATCCGAAAGCGAGCCAGGTATTAAACTGTGGGAATTTGAAAAGAACAACGGTAAGTTAATCGAGTTAACAAATATTGTAGGCATTGAACGTCCTTCGTTTCTCGCTGTCCATCCAAATGGTACGAGTTTTGTTGCGACAAGCGAAGTGGGGAATGGTGAGCTTGTTAGTTATTGGATTCATCCAACTACAAAAAAAATGATGGAAATCAATCGGCAATCTTCGAATGGTGATCACCCAGCTCATGTTACCATCGATGAAACGGGAAATTGGCTATTGTCCGTTACTTATTCAGGAGCAACTATTAATGTTCACCCTCTCTTGGCAGATGGAGCAATTGGTGATTTAGCGTTTTCTATAAAGCACGAAGGTTCTGGGCCAAATAAGGAAAGACAAGATGCGGCTCATCCCCATTCAATTATTCAAGTTCCAGGCAAAAATTTATTTCTGGTATCCGATTTGGGAACGGATACCATCACCACCTATAAATTAGATGCTGATAAAGGAGAGTTGACGCTTCGGTATATAGTACAAACAGAAGCAGGTGCAGGACCGCGTCATTTAAGTTTTCACCCTACAATGCCTTTCGTCTATTCAGTAAATGAACTGAATTCTACATTAATGGTCTATAAAATTAGTCATGAAGGGCAATTGGAATTTATTCAATTATTGCCGTTAGTACCAGATAGCTATGAAGGGGAAAATACGAGTGCAGAAATCGCAGTATCGAGCGATGGGAGTTTTGTATATGCATCAAATCGAGGACACGACAGTATTGCTTCTTTCGCCGTTCAAGCTAATGGAACTTTAGAAAATTTAGGATTAGCAGGATCTGGTGGAGAAGGACCAAGACACTTTGGTATTATGCCAGAAAATGATTGGTTAATTGTAACGAATGAAAATTCACATACGCTAACCGTTTTAAAGATGGGGCAGACGGGTACACCTTGCGCAGTTGAAAATATTATCCAAACGACAGCTCCTGTTTGTATCAAAGTAATTAAATAA
- the glgB gene encoding 1,4-alpha-glucan branching protein GlgB, whose product MNKSIIQLTQDKLEVFHAGQMKDAYRYFGAHTSAGQTSFTLWVPEVIKVSVAYTEPESLTEEIFQMEQHPLDATIWQVQVPRKLTGYAYEYILETPDGEILRKADPYAQASEKRPETKSIVVEASKHTWSKAVLQQKILQNKNHFEKPMAIYELHIGTWKRNAQGDFLNYRELAAELIPYVLEMGFTHIEILPITEHPLDESWGYQTTGYFAPTSRYGTSDDLKYFIAQCAENKIGLILDWIPGHFCVDEHALARFNGNYLYESEIEDRRMNPDWGTLNFDVTKGEVASFLLSSSHYWLEEFKFDGFRMDALICLLFVPNVEERQPNQQGTAFLQKLTNNLKEFHPEVILIAEDAWNYPKVTHDVAKGGIGFHYKWNFGWMRDTLDYMEVQPSKRSEVHGKMNFSLMYQYEERYLLALSHDEVVNGEASLLNKLPGTLDERFLQLRLLLGFWVAHPGKKLLFMGQEFGHFEEWEFKPELDWASLETENHKKMADFTKKLLAFYKTEMAFFELDDHPDGFSWIDADNHRQSVAAFIRRGRMEQDECIVVCNFSDRNYENFQLGVPKYADYEKIFTTSDSDQKLIVDAVDEPSDDLPYSIRMNLPAFTMSIWKQKRMGVKHNE is encoded by the coding sequence ATGAATAAATCGATAATCCAGCTTACACAGGACAAGTTGGAAGTGTTCCATGCTGGACAGATGAAAGATGCATATCGTTATTTTGGGGCGCATACATCTGCGGGTCAAACAAGTTTCACACTGTGGGTTCCAGAAGTGATTAAAGTATCAGTAGCTTATACAGAACCAGAAAGTTTAACAGAAGAGATATTCCAAATGGAGCAGCACCCTTTAGATGCGACAATTTGGCAAGTCCAAGTGCCGCGAAAGCTAACTGGATATGCCTATGAATATATCCTCGAAACGCCAGACGGAGAAATTTTGAGGAAAGCGGACCCTTATGCTCAAGCGAGTGAAAAGCGACCGGAAACCAAGTCGATCGTAGTTGAAGCCTCTAAGCATACATGGTCAAAAGCCGTATTACAGCAAAAAATACTTCAAAACAAAAATCATTTTGAAAAACCTATGGCTATATATGAACTACATATCGGAACATGGAAACGCAACGCTCAAGGTGATTTTTTGAACTACCGTGAATTGGCAGCGGAACTGATTCCCTACGTCTTGGAAATGGGCTTTACTCACATAGAAATTTTGCCGATAACAGAACATCCATTAGATGAATCTTGGGGTTATCAAACGACGGGATATTTTGCCCCAACGAGTCGTTATGGTACGAGTGATGATTTGAAATACTTTATTGCCCAGTGTGCAGAAAATAAGATCGGCTTGATATTAGATTGGATTCCAGGGCATTTCTGTGTCGACGAGCATGCTTTAGCACGATTTAACGGGAATTATTTGTATGAAAGTGAGATAGAGGACCGACGTATGAATCCGGATTGGGGCACCTTAAATTTTGATGTAACAAAAGGAGAAGTTGCGAGTTTTCTCCTATCGAGTAGTCATTACTGGCTAGAAGAATTTAAATTTGATGGCTTTCGGATGGATGCGCTAATTTGTTTGTTATTTGTTCCGAACGTAGAAGAGCGGCAACCCAATCAGCAAGGAACTGCTTTTTTACAGAAATTAACGAATAACTTAAAAGAATTTCATCCTGAAGTGATATTAATTGCAGAGGATGCCTGGAATTATCCGAAAGTGACACATGATGTTGCAAAAGGAGGAATCGGATTTCATTATAAGTGGAATTTCGGTTGGATGCGAGACACACTTGACTATATGGAAGTACAGCCCTCAAAGCGCTCTGAAGTACATGGGAAAATGAATTTTTCTTTAATGTATCAGTATGAAGAACGTTATCTTCTTGCACTTTCTCATGATGAAGTGGTAAATGGTGAAGCTTCTTTACTAAACAAACTTCCCGGAACACTCGATGAGCGATTTTTGCAACTACGATTACTGCTAGGTTTCTGGGTAGCTCATCCTGGTAAAAAATTGCTGTTTATGGGTCAAGAATTCGGTCATTTCGAAGAGTGGGAATTCAAACCCGAATTGGATTGGGCATCTTTAGAAACTGAAAATCATAAAAAAATGGCAGATTTCACAAAAAAATTATTGGCTTTTTATAAAACAGAAATGGCCTTTTTTGAATTAGATGACCATCCAGATGGCTTTTCCTGGATTGATGCGGATAATCATCGACAAAGTGTGGCTGCTTTTATCCGGAGGGGAAGAATGGAACAGGACGAATGCATCGTCGTTTGTAACTTCTCGGACCGTAATTATGAGAACTTTCAATTAGGTGTTCCGAAATACGCCGATTATGAAAAGATTTTTACCACAAGCGATAGTGACCAGAAACTCATTGTTGATGCGGTAGATGAACCGAGCGATGACTTACCATATTCTATCCGAATGAATTTGCCTGCATTTACGATGAGTATATGGAAACAAAAAAGAATGGGAGTGAAGCATAATGAATAA
- a CDS encoding SDR family oxidoreductase has translation MANHEFDNTDLTDYKASGALVGKVAIVTGASSGIGQAVAIAYAKEGARVVIGYLGDDEGAQKTIDLIEDYGGEAKALSGDLGKSENCDALVQFALAEFGQIDIVVNNAGYQYPQTSPLDITDEQLLKTFEIKAFAMFYLTRAALPHLKKGSRIINTASINAYRGHSDLIDYSGANGAMVAMTRSLARRLVREEIAVNGIAPGPIWTPLITKTFGDLNPNVGDDFGEDVPAGRPGQPYELVKAYVFLADPQNSYMTGQFLHMNGGDYMST, from the coding sequence ATGGCAAATCACGAATTTGATAATACCGACTTAACAGACTATAAAGCGAGTGGTGCGTTAGTTGGTAAAGTCGCAATCGTCACAGGTGCCAGCAGTGGCATCGGGCAGGCTGTAGCAATAGCTTATGCAAAAGAAGGTGCGAGAGTCGTCATTGGGTATCTTGGAGATGACGAAGGTGCTCAAAAAACCATTGATTTGATTGAAGATTATGGTGGTGAGGCTAAAGCGTTAAGTGGCGATTTGGGAAAGTCGGAGAATTGTGATGCACTCGTACAATTCGCTTTAGCGGAATTTGGCCAAATAGATATCGTGGTCAATAACGCCGGTTACCAATATCCCCAAACGTCCCCACTCGATATTACTGACGAGCAACTTTTAAAAACATTTGAGATCAAAGCGTTTGCTATGTTTTATTTGACGAGAGCGGCACTTCCTCATTTGAAAAAAGGTTCACGAATCATCAATACGGCATCTATTAATGCATATCGTGGCCATTCAGATTTGATTGATTATTCTGGGGCGAATGGTGCGATGGTAGCTATGACACGCTCGTTGGCACGTCGCTTGGTACGAGAGGAAATTGCGGTAAATGGTATCGCGCCAGGGCCCATTTGGACGCCGCTCATTACTAAAACTTTTGGTGATTTAAATCCGAATGTTGGAGATGATTTTGGTGAAGATGTGCCAGCAGGACGTCCAGGTCAACCTTATGAGCTCGTGAAAGCCTATGTGTTTTTAGCAGATCCACAAAATTCGTATATGACAGGGCAATTTCTGCATATGAACGGCGGAGACTATATGTCTACTTAA
- a CDS encoding glucose-1-phosphate adenylyltransferase family protein, with protein MNLLAVVDASIKKEGLQDLTMKRTVSSVPFAGRYRLIDFVLSNLVNSGVSTVGVFPSYPLASLLDHIGVGKSWDLDRRKNGLYFLPVTQRDGGISSVGAFAGLEEHLQFFTKSIQPYVIVTNSFVVTQLDYKDMLEKHIKSGADFTEAVSKGVQLKTYILSKDLLVELLRSYVDKQVVSVEDVVNLKKSPYTFNEYEYEGYFAVIDSIQSYFEASLDLLNEDKREQLFLADRPIFTKVKDEPPTRYVSGSHVERALIANGSTIMGTVTDSLISRGVYIKKGAHVENCIIMQKSTVEENCDLAYVIADKEVYIGEGVLLHGTPERPIVLRKGASVSKEDLR; from the coding sequence ATGAATTTACTTGCGGTAGTAGATGCTTCTATAAAAAAAGAAGGATTACAAGATTTAACGATGAAAAGAACTGTTTCGTCTGTTCCTTTCGCAGGACGTTATCGACTAATCGATTTTGTATTATCGAACCTTGTCAATTCAGGGGTTAGTACGGTTGGCGTATTTCCATCCTACCCGCTTGCTTCTCTATTAGATCATATTGGTGTAGGCAAGAGTTGGGATTTAGATAGAAGAAAGAATGGATTGTATTTTCTTCCAGTTACACAGCGCGATGGCGGAATATCGAGTGTGGGAGCATTTGCAGGATTAGAAGAGCACTTGCAATTTTTCACAAAAAGCATTCAACCTTACGTAATCGTTACGAATAGTTTTGTCGTTACCCAACTAGACTATAAAGACATGCTAGAAAAGCATATCAAATCAGGGGCAGACTTCACGGAAGCTGTTAGTAAAGGCGTCCAATTAAAAACGTATATTTTATCCAAAGATCTGTTAGTCGAGCTACTTCGAAGCTATGTAGATAAACAAGTGGTAAGTGTTGAAGATGTCGTTAACTTGAAGAAAAGTCCTTATACATTTAACGAATACGAATACGAGGGCTATTTTGCCGTTATCGATTCGATTCAAAGCTACTTTGAGGCTTCATTGGATTTACTAAATGAAGATAAAAGAGAGCAACTGTTTCTTGCAGATCGACCGATTTTCACAAAAGTAAAAGATGAACCGCCAACACGTTATGTCAGTGGTTCTCATGTCGAGCGTGCACTAATCGCGAACGGCAGCACAATTATGGGAACAGTAACTGATAGTCTTATTAGTCGGGGAGTTTATATTAAAAAAGGTGCACATGTAGAAAATTGCATTATCATGCAAAAAAGTACAGTTGAAGAAAATTGTGACTTAGCTTATGTAATTGCTGATAAAGAGGTATATATCGGCGAAGGGGTACTGTTACATGGGACTCCTGAGCGACCGATTGTTTTACGTAAAGGGGCGAGTGTGTCGAAGGAGGATTTACGATGA
- a CDS encoding glycogen synthase yields the protein MKIVMAAAECAPFAKAGGLADVLGALPKELSRLGHEITVIIPKYSLIADKYVSEFVLKETMELFFKGQQKTFRVFEYEQAGVNYLFMEYDDYFKRDQIYGQSDDAERYAFFNRTVLEIVQQRSLEPDIIHVHDWHTAAILLLLKEDSRYESIKSAKAVLTIHNLQFQGKYSKKTFLENFEMDARYYDEGLVEWDGNFNSLKTGIFYADKVTTVSPTYRDEILTDFYGEKLNSFLQEKEQDLIGILNGIDLEVYNPAADLSIVREFDVMSMEGKQVNKRAIQLKAGLPERGDVPLLTMISRLSGQKGIDVLQEVLPDLLSNEDVQFVLLGSGEEQYETFFKELDIDFPGQVSINIGFDEAFAHLLYAGADIFLMPSHFEPCGLSQLISMRYGTVPVANKTGGLKDTVLEYDEDLKSGNGFLSDFSKDSSFDLALQRCLTFYQQSDHWEAIKKNGMKGDYSWSRSAAEYAELYESLI from the coding sequence ATGAAAATTGTAATGGCAGCAGCAGAATGTGCACCTTTTGCAAAAGCTGGTGGATTAGCTGATGTACTTGGAGCATTACCAAAAGAGCTTAGCAGATTAGGCCATGAAATCACTGTGATTATACCGAAATATAGTTTGATAGCTGATAAATATGTGTCAGAATTTGTTCTCAAAGAAACGATGGAACTGTTTTTTAAAGGGCAACAAAAAACCTTTCGAGTTTTTGAATATGAACAAGCTGGTGTGAACTACCTCTTTATGGAATATGATGATTATTTTAAACGAGACCAGATTTATGGACAGTCAGATGACGCGGAACGTTATGCCTTTTTTAACCGGACAGTTCTTGAGATTGTTCAGCAGCGCAGCTTAGAGCCAGATATCATTCATGTTCATGATTGGCATACGGCTGCAATTCTGCTCTTATTGAAGGAAGATTCGCGTTACGAATCTATTAAGTCAGCAAAAGCCGTTTTAACCATTCACAATTTGCAATTCCAAGGCAAGTACTCGAAAAAAACATTTTTAGAAAACTTCGAAATGGATGCCCGTTATTACGACGAAGGTCTGGTAGAGTGGGATGGTAATTTCAATTCGTTAAAGACTGGTATTTTCTATGCAGATAAAGTAACGACTGTTAGTCCTACTTACCGAGATGAAATTCTAACCGATTTTTATGGAGAAAAGTTGAATAGCTTTCTGCAGGAAAAAGAGCAGGATTTAATCGGGATTTTAAACGGTATCGATTTAGAAGTTTATAATCCTGCTGCGGATTTATCTATTGTACGGGAATTTGATGTAATGAGCATGGAAGGAAAGCAAGTTAACAAGCGGGCAATTCAGTTGAAAGCGGGGCTGCCAGAGCGAGGGGATGTCCCGTTGTTGACGATGATTTCGAGATTGTCAGGACAAAAAGGTATTGATGTTTTACAAGAAGTGCTTCCAGATTTACTATCAAATGAAGACGTCCAATTTGTGTTATTGGGATCTGGAGAAGAACAGTACGAGACATTTTTTAAAGAACTAGATATTGATTTTCCAGGACAAGTTTCAATCAATATAGGCTTTGATGAAGCGTTTGCTCATTTACTGTATGCAGGAGCGGATATCTTCTTAATGCCTTCTCATTTCGAACCTTGTGGATTAAGTCAGTTAATCTCAATGCGATATGGAACTGTTCCTGTAGCCAATAAAACTGGAGGACTAAAAGATACGGTACTAGAGTACGATGAGGATTTGAAGTCAGGTAATGGATTTTTAAGTGATTTTTCAAAGGACAGCTCCTTTGATCTTGCTCTACAGCGATGCCTAACTTTTTACCAACAGTCTGATCATTGGGAAGCTATTAAGAAAAACGGCATGAAAGGTGATTATTCTTGGTCGCGTTCTGCGGCAGAATACGCTGAACTTTATGAATCGCTAATTTAA
- a CDS encoding SCO family protein: MQKYKNLLLAVLFSIFLGACSPSIEDPLEWKIDDFTFTNQNNKEFGLADLEGKVWLADFVFTNCTTVCLPMMSNMTGLQEQLKEQGLDVQIVSFSVDPLFDKPEVLKSYAENYGADLSTWNMLTGYTPQEIDDFAMHNFQTLARKPENDDQVIHGTYFYLVNQEGVIMKSYEGLNPPVEEILADVEILLTED; encoded by the coding sequence TTGCAAAAATATAAAAATCTATTATTAGCTGTATTGTTCAGCATTTTTCTGGGCGCATGTAGTCCGAGTATTGAAGATCCGCTTGAATGGAAGATTGACGATTTTACATTTACTAACCAAAACAATAAAGAGTTTGGTTTAGCCGACTTAGAAGGCAAAGTATGGCTAGCCGATTTTGTCTTTACTAATTGCACAACTGTTTGTTTGCCGATGATGTCAAATATGACAGGTTTGCAAGAACAGTTAAAAGAACAAGGGTTGGACGTTCAAATTGTTTCATTTAGTGTTGATCCTTTGTTTGATAAACCCGAAGTTTTAAAATCCTATGCTGAAAATTATGGGGCAGATTTATCGACTTGGAACATGCTGACAGGCTACACGCCACAAGAAATTGATGATTTCGCGATGCATAATTTCCAAACTTTAGCGAGAAAACCTGAAAATGATGATCAAGTGATTCATGGCACTTATTTTTACTTGGTCAACCAAGAAGGTGTGATTATGAAATCTTATGAAGGTTTAAATCCACCAGTAGAAGAAATTCTGGCGGATGTGGAAATTTTACTGACGGAGGACTAA
- a CDS encoding shikimate kinase: MRNFGLSIREKSIVCIGFMGVGKTTVGKLLAQKLYRNFVDIDAEIEKEFAMPIPQIFEHYGEQVFRAKEKELIEKYSQQPLNIISVGGGAFLQKEIQDICMNNCIVLFLDISWESWKDRIHILTDNRPLLKGRSLEDIKSLFLERQNSYSLNHSKFQIDNFKAEEAADYLADALKLSWEIHAPQPK, encoded by the coding sequence ATGAGAAACTTCGGTTTATCTATCCGCGAAAAAAGTATTGTGTGTATCGGTTTTATGGGTGTTGGAAAAACTACTGTCGGAAAGTTACTAGCCCAAAAACTTTATCGCAATTTTGTAGATATCGATGCTGAAATCGAGAAAGAGTTTGCTATGCCAATTCCACAAATATTCGAGCACTATGGCGAACAGGTTTTTCGTGCTAAAGAAAAGGAACTGATTGAGAAATACAGCCAACAACCTCTCAACATTATATCTGTTGGTGGCGGTGCCTTTTTACAAAAGGAAATTCAAGATATTTGCATGAACAATTGCATTGTCCTATTTCTCGATATTTCATGGGAATCTTGGAAAGACCGCATCCACATCCTTACTGATAACCGCCCTCTTTTAAAAGGACGATCTCTTGAAGATATCAAATCGCTATTTCTCGAACGACAAAATAGTTACTCACTAAATCATTCTAAATTTCAAATCGATAACTTTAAAGCTGAAGAAGCTGCAGATTATTTGGCAGATGCGCTGAAATTATCTTGGGAGATTCATGCGCCTCAACCAAAATAA
- a CDS encoding glycogen/starch/alpha-glucan phosphorylase, with amino-acid sequence MFSSKEEFKKTFTDRIESKGTEKSLELAHEILWEMTNDWIQESWKRTNQLYEENHEKQLYYISIEFLIGRVLGQNLINLNFYNLVKEGLDELGIELSEIEELEIEPGLGNGGLGRLAACFMDSLASLELPGHGYGLRYRGGLFTQHFVNGNQTEQPTNWIKDKNNVDTRREDLAVDIPYYGEVQLVMGLDGMRTKIENPEWVKAVPYDIPIVGANGGTVNTLRLWQAEVSNRSSSVGKEYAVYERETAHITDRLYPDDSLETGKILRLKQQYLLCSASLQNIISNHKSSLEKLPESIAIQINDTHPALAVPELMRILIDDFSWDWERAWDVTTRTISYTNHTILEEAMEKWDSHLIQSLLPRIFLIIEEIDRRFKESLQNQGKDDETLRKLSIIEDGVIKMAVLAVVGSYRVNGVAKLHTEILKKREMKELNEQFPNKFHNKTNGITHRRWLIKANQELSGLVTEAIGSQWMKEPERLSELHYFSQNQSFLQNFQEIKSLKKEQLIHHLQRDQNIIVDPSSIFDIHIKRFHGYKRQLMNILHIQMLYDRIKRDSTYRPYPRTFFFGGKAAPSYHFAKQVIKMINTVATKVNNDPLARQHLHIVFVENYNVTQAEYLIPAADVSEQISTASKEASGTGNMKFMMNGALTIGTFDGANVEIFEQVGQENAFVFGMRAEQVMDYEKNHSYNPKEIIESDVEIEKLMEELVKGDWTEGKANADFIVGQLLHEGDPYFVLKDLQSYAKAHEKILDAYENPIKWAEMGVENIAASGIFSSDRTIQQYSDDVWHLTKVPSIY; translated from the coding sequence ATGTTTTCTTCCAAAGAAGAGTTTAAGAAAACTTTTACCGATCGAATAGAATCGAAAGGAACCGAAAAAAGTCTGGAACTTGCTCATGAAATTTTGTGGGAAATGACTAATGATTGGATTCAAGAAAGTTGGAAACGTACAAATCAATTGTACGAAGAAAATCATGAAAAACAATTATATTATATCTCTATTGAATTTTTAATTGGGCGAGTACTTGGGCAAAACCTTATAAATTTAAACTTTTATAATCTTGTCAAAGAAGGTCTTGATGAACTGGGAATTGAGCTTTCTGAAATAGAAGAACTTGAAATCGAACCAGGTCTCGGAAATGGTGGTTTGGGAAGATTAGCGGCTTGCTTTATGGATTCTCTTGCCTCATTGGAATTACCTGGGCATGGCTATGGCTTGCGTTATAGAGGCGGCTTGTTTACACAGCATTTTGTAAACGGTAACCAGACAGAGCAACCTACAAATTGGATTAAAGATAAGAATAATGTAGATACTCGTAGAGAAGACCTAGCAGTGGACATTCCTTATTATGGAGAAGTTCAATTAGTTATGGGGCTTGATGGAATGCGGACAAAAATAGAAAATCCAGAATGGGTAAAGGCGGTACCATATGATATACCAATTGTTGGAGCAAATGGTGGTACGGTAAATACACTTCGATTATGGCAAGCGGAAGTTTCCAATCGTTCATCTTCGGTTGGTAAAGAGTACGCAGTTTATGAACGTGAGACAGCGCATATTACAGACCGGCTTTATCCTGATGATTCTCTAGAAACGGGGAAAATATTGCGCTTGAAACAGCAGTATTTGCTTTGTAGTGCCTCTCTTCAAAATATTATAAGCAATCATAAATCTTCTTTAGAAAAACTACCAGAAAGTATTGCCATTCAAATAAATGATACGCATCCAGCTTTAGCTGTTCCCGAATTAATGCGAATTTTAATCGATGATTTTTCTTGGGATTGGGAGAGAGCGTGGGATGTCACAACGCGTACTATTTCCTATACAAATCATACGATTTTGGAAGAAGCTATGGAAAAGTGGGACAGTCATTTAATTCAATCATTATTGCCTAGAATCTTTCTAATCATTGAAGAAATTGATCGGCGTTTTAAAGAGAGTTTGCAAAATCAAGGAAAAGATGATGAAACTCTTCGCAAATTGTCCATCATTGAAGATGGGGTTATTAAGATGGCAGTGTTAGCGGTAGTAGGAAGCTACAGAGTAAATGGTGTAGCAAAGTTGCATACGGAGATTTTAAAGAAACGTGAAATGAAAGAATTGAACGAGCAATTTCCAAACAAGTTTCACAACAAAACCAATGGAATTACACACCGAAGATGGTTAATCAAAGCGAACCAAGAGTTGTCAGGGTTGGTGACAGAAGCGATTGGTTCACAGTGGATGAAGGAACCTGAACGTTTGAGTGAACTGCATTATTTCTCTCAAAACCAAAGCTTTCTTCAAAACTTCCAAGAAATTAAAAGCTTGAAAAAAGAGCAGTTAATTCACCATCTTCAGCGAGATCAAAATATTATTGTGGATCCATCTTCTATTTTTGATATTCACATTAAACGATTTCATGGTTATAAGCGGCAGTTGATGAATATTTTGCATATCCAAATGCTATACGACCGGATCAAACGAGATTCTACTTACCGACCATATCCCCGAACTTTCTTTTTTGGAGGGAAAGCTGCGCCAAGTTATCACTTTGCAAAACAAGTGATTAAAATGATTAATACAGTAGCAACGAAAGTGAATAACGATCCTTTAGCAAGACAGCATTTGCATATTGTTTTTGTTGAAAATTACAATGTGACACAAGCGGAATACTTAATTCCTGCGGCTGATGTGAGTGAACAAATATCCACGGCTTCTAAAGAAGCTTCAGGGACTGGGAATATGAAATTTATGATGAACGGTGCGCTGACAATTGGCACTTTTGACGGTGCAAATGTTGAGATATTTGAACAAGTTGGTCAAGAGAACGCATTTGTCTTCGGAATGCGAGCAGAGCAAGTGATGGACTATGAAAAAAATCATTCCTATAATCCGAAAGAAATAATTGAATCGGATGTAGAAATCGAGAAGTTAATGGAAGAACTGGTTAAAGGCGACTGGACAGAAGGAAAAGCGAATGCTGATTTTATTGTGGGGCAGCTGTTACACGAAGGAGATCCTTATTTTGTATTAAAAGATCTTCAGAGTTATGCAAAAGCACACGAGAAAATTTTAGATGCCTATGAAAATCCGATTAAGTGGGCAGAAATGGGTGTTGAAAACATTGCCGCTTCAGGTATTTTCTCAAGTGATCGTACCATTCAGCAATATTCAGACGATGTTTGGCATTTAACGAAAGTTCCCAGTATATATTAG
- a CDS encoding glucose-1-phosphate adenylyltransferase, with protein MNNKVVAMLLAGGQGSRLKSLTYTIAKPALPFGGKYRIIDFPLSNCTNSGIDTVGVLTQYQPHVLHSYIGLGTPWDLDRRNGGVTMLPPFAEIDGNKWYAGTASAIYQNITFLQSCDPEYVLILSGDHIYKMDYEVLVDYHKEHDADVTISVLEVPWEEASRFGVINVDDDMKVLEFDEKPENPKSNLASMGVYVFTWKKLKEYLEADNVIEASSHDFGKDILPAMMENGEKMIAYPFKGYWKDVGTVDSFWEANMDLLDLNSGLNLHDSGWRIYSSNPQLPPQFINKTGNVQSSMVNEGCVISGEVTKSIIFQKVVIEENTQISESVIMSGATIHKGAKLHRAIVPPKFEVPEGFEIIGQQDEVVLLTDEEVEKWKERGEQ; from the coding sequence ATGAATAACAAAGTAGTTGCGATGCTTTTAGCAGGCGGACAAGGAAGTCGATTAAAATCATTAACATACACAATAGCTAAACCAGCACTTCCGTTTGGAGGGAAGTACCGAATTATCGACTTTCCTTTATCCAATTGTACCAATTCAGGAATCGATACCGTCGGCGTTTTGACACAATATCAGCCGCATGTTCTGCATTCCTATATAGGACTTGGCACGCCGTGGGATTTAGATCGACGCAATGGCGGAGTAACGATGCTTCCTCCTTTCGCAGAAATAGATGGGAATAAATGGTACGCAGGAACTGCAAGCGCAATTTATCAAAATATCACTTTTCTTCAGTCATGTGATCCGGAGTATGTATTGATTCTATCTGGTGATCACATTTACAAAATGGACTATGAAGTATTAGTTGATTACCACAAAGAACATGATGCAGATGTAACCATTTCGGTACTAGAAGTGCCATGGGAAGAAGCGAGTCGGTTTGGAGTTATTAACGTCGATGATGACATGAAAGTTTTGGAGTTTGACGAGAAACCAGAAAATCCAAAAAGCAATTTAGCTTCAATGGGTGTTTATGTATTTACATGGAAAAAACTAAAAGAATATTTGGAAGCAGATAATGTGATTGAAGCATCGTCCCATGACTTTGGGAAAGACATTCTTCCGGCGATGATGGAAAATGGCGAAAAAATGATTGCTTATCCATTTAAAGGATATTGGAAAGACGTAGGAACTGTTGATAGCTTCTGGGAAGCGAACATGGATTTGCTTGATTTGAATTCGGGCTTAAACTTGCATGATTCCGGCTGGCGTATTTATTCGTCAAATCCACAGCTTCCTCCGCAATTCATTAACAAAACGGGTAACGTACAATCCTCTATGGTAAACGAGGGATGTGTAATTTCTGGGGAAGTGACAAAATCTATTATCTTCCAAAAAGTAGTCATTGAAGAAAATACTCAAATTTCGGAAAGTGTCATCATGAGTGGGGCGACTATTCATAAAGGTGCCAAACTTCACCGTGCTATTGTCCCGCCTAAATTTGAAGTACCAGAAGGGTTCGAGATTATTGGTCAGCAAGACGAAGTGGTTCTCTTAACAGACGAAGAAGTAGAAAAATGGAAGGAGCGTGGCGAACAATGA